In a single window of the Sylvia atricapilla isolate bSylAtr1 chromosome 18, bSylAtr1.pri, whole genome shotgun sequence genome:
- the FADS6 gene encoding fatty acid desaturase 6 has product MPLEDGDPVRPRGRQVNGEVSGIPRLRGMGDPEPRSMTAPGSSRTDMMAEGWEPGPALGDGDVTAGGAPQRASKPEEALMTELSELVQKVVKSSSWWERHGVDISILACSFLLLPAGFLCLRSAQAIPFLVGVLTLGVVHHTLTVKGSHLASHNALTESKSWGKVWAIFFIELCSAFTVEQATYNHVKIHHGYTNIIGLGDSSTWKLPFLNRYVYMFIAPLAVPILTPLVALDLLRNVEWKAALRTLCCMFLGFYCHYWLLLHVSGFQSPWSALLCMLLTRSLLAHPYIHVNIFQHIGLPMFTAERKPKRILLMSLGVLNLPRNALLDWSFGHSLISCHVEHHLFPSLSDNMCLKIKPIVSQYLKQKKLPYNEDTYSSRLWLFLQRYEELMVHAPPITELVGIQ; this is encoded by the exons ATGCCGCTGGAGGATGGGGACCCGGTGAGGCCGAGGGGACGGCAGGTCAACGGGGAGGTCAGCGGTATCCCCCGGCTCAGGGGGATGGGGGACCCCGAGCCCCGGAGCATGACAGcacctgggagcagcaggacagacatgatggcagagggctgggagccGGGGCCAGCGCTGGGTGACGGGGACGTGACCGCCGGGGGAGCCCCACAGCGAGCATCGAAGCCCGAGGAAGCCCTGATGACCGAGCTTTCAGAGCTGGTGCAGAAGGtggtgaagagcagcagctggtgggaaCGGCACGGTGTGGACATCAGCATCCTTGcctgcagcttcctcctgctcccGGCAG GGTTCCTGTGCCTGCGGTCGGCCCAGGCCATCCCTTTCCTGGTGGGTGTCCTCACCCTTGGCGTGGTGCATCACACCCTGACTGTCAAGGGCAGCCACCTGGCTAGCCACAATGCCTTGACCGAGTCCAAGTCCTGGGGCAAAGTGTGGGCTATCTTCTTCATTGAG ctctgctcggCTTTCACAGTCGAGCAGGCCACCTACAACCATGTGAAGATCCACCACGGCTACACCAACATCATCGGCCTGGGGGACTCCAGCACGTGGAAACTTCCTTTCCTGAACCGCTACGTTTACATGTTCATCGCGCCTCTCGCAGTGCCCATCCTGACCCCTCTGGTTGCACTTG ATTTATTGAGGAACGTGGAGTGGAAAGCAGCTCTCCGGACCCTCTGCTGCATGTTTCTGGGGTTTTACTGCCATTACTGGCTCCTGCTCCACGTCTCAGGCTTCCAGTCTCCGTGgtctgccctgctctgcatgCTGCTCACCCGCTCCCTCCTGGCCCATCCCTACATCCATGTCAACATATTCCAG CACATCGGCCTGCCCATGTTCACGGCTGAGCGCAAACCCAAGCGGATCCTCCTCATGAGCCTGGGTGTCCTCAACCTGCCCCGCAACGCCCTCCTCGACTGGTCCTTTGGCCACTCGCTCATCAGCTGCCATGTGGAGCATCACCtcttccccagcctctctgaCAACATGTGCCTGAAG ATCAAACCCATCGTCTCCCAGTACCTGAAGCAGAAGAAGCTGCCCTACAATGAGGACACGtacagctccaggctctggctCTTCCTCCAGAGATACGAGGAGCTGATGGTCCATGCTCCCCCCATAACGGAGCTGGTGGGCATCCAGTGA